DNA sequence from the Antarctobacter heliothermus genome:
CGCTTTCTGGCCGCCGCCATCGGTGCGTACGAGGGCGGCATCTCTGCCGTCAGCCCCAATATGGACGCCGCTGCGCGGGTGCTGGGCCAGAACGCAATGGGCACGGTGCGCCGGGTTCACATGCCCCTGCTCAGACCGAGCCTGCTGACCGCCGCGCTGATTGTCTTTGTCGATGTGATGAAGGAACTGCCTGCCACGTTGATCATGCGTCCGTTCAACTATGACACACTGGCGGTGCAAGCACACCGGCTGGCCGCCGATGAACGGCTGGAGGGCGCCGCCGTGCCCAGCCTTGTGATTGCGCTTCTGGGCCTGTTGCCTGTGGTGCTATTGATCCACCGGATGCGCAAGGACACATGACGCCGACATGAGGTCCGGGGCCAACCCGGGACGGGCGTTTTCCATTGAGAACCCTGACCTCTGGAACCAAAACCGCCCGCATCCCGGTTCTGGTTCGAGCCTTCCTGCCTCCCCCCCATACGGCACACAAAAAAGGCGCGGGGATGTCTCCCCGCGCCTCGCCGTCTAGGTAATCTGAATGCTGGATTACTTCCAACCGACCTCGTTAAAGATCTTCTGTGCGGTCGGGATATTCTTGGCCACGGCGCTCAGGTCCACATCGTCAGGTTTGAAGAACCCCAAAGCCGCCACCGACGGGCTAAGGCCCACACCGGGAACCGCAGGGTATTCGTCATTGCCGGCCGAGAAGTACTTTTGCGCCTGATCGCTTGTCAGGTACTCAAGGAACTTGATCGCGTTGTCACGGTTGGGCGAATTAACGGCCACGCCACCCCCAGACAGGTTCATATGCGCACCGGTGCCGTCTTGGTTCGGAAAGACCCAACCGATCTGGTCCAGTCCTTCGGTCAAACCGCTGACATCTGTGCGGATTGCGCGGGCAAAATAGTAGGTGTTCGACAGCGCGACACCGCATTCGCCCGACACCAGTCCACGCAGCTGATCGGTATCGCCGCCCTGCGGGTCACGCGCAAAGTTTGCCACCACGCCAGCCGCCCAGTCACGCGCACCGTCTTCGCCCAGATGCTCGACCAACGACGCCAGCAGCGTCTGCATGTAGGAGTTGGTGCCCGACCGGATACAGACCTGCCCTTTGTACATCGGGTCTGCCAGATCCTGATAGGTCGCGGGCGGGGTCGTCACCTCTTCCTTGTTGTAAAAGATGATGCGCGCGCGCTGTGAGAAGCCAAACCATTCGTTCTCGGCATCCTGCAAATAGCCTGGC
Encoded proteins:
- a CDS encoding Fe(3+) ABC transporter substrate-binding protein, with the translated sequence MKLTSGLSALTLIATAGLTPVAAVAEGEVNIYSSRHYDTDERLYSDFEDATGITINRIEGNADELIARMEAEGLNSPADVLLTVDTSRLERAKDAGVLQPVDSDVLEARVPGYLQDAENEWFGFSQRARIIFYNKEEVTTPPATYQDLADPMYKGQVCIRSGTNSYMQTLLASLVEHLGEDGARDWAAGVVANFARDPQGGDTDQLRGLVSGECGVALSNTYYFARAIRTDVSGLTEGLDQIGWVFPNQDGTGAHMNLSGGGVAVNSPNRDNAIKFLEYLTSDQAQKYFSAGNDEYPAVPGVGLSPSVAALGFFKPDDVDLSAVAKNIPTAQKIFNEVGWK